A single genomic interval of Pseudopipra pipra isolate bDixPip1 chromosome 29, bDixPip1.hap1, whole genome shotgun sequence harbors:
- the HJV gene encoding hemojuvelin isoform X1: protein MCPAGKELWVPGAGWFPEEADAGELPDDAGSCRWVRDPPVSAWMGMGRPAGSRSPGQLENPGLFLRTLLLLLLCRHVSSQCKILRCNSEYVAATLPLRGPGRGAAFCTALRSYSRCTRRTARTCRGDLAFHSAVHGIEDLMIQNNCSKEGPTAPPRPRPPAPERQGFESLDVCDYERSFLYKHGRPPAFQHCAAFGDPHIRTFHHDFHTCRVEGSWPLLDNDYLFVQATSSPVAKGSNATVTSKLTIIFKNMKECIDQKVYQAELDNVPAAFQDGSVNGGARPGGSSLAIRERAPGRHVEIRAAYIGTTIAVRQAGRQLSFSIRAAEEVARAFTEEQDLQLCVGGCPRSQRLSRSPRGRGRVPADTARALCREMLPVEDVYFQSCVFDVVTSGDANFTMAARGALEDARLFLPDAEKLHIFQAGASCPRVSSSPLLLLLSSALWVVLLHF, encoded by the exons GGGAGCTGCCGGATGACGCCGGGAGCTGCCGGTGGGTGAGGGACCCCCCGGTCTCCGCAtggatgggaatggggagacCTGCCGGCAGTAGGAGCCCAGGACAGCTGGAAAACCCCGGCCTCTTCCTCCGcacactcctcctcctcctcctctgcaggcaTG TCTCTTCCCAGTGCAAGATCCTGCGCTGCAACTCGGAGTACGTGGCGGCGACGCTGCCCCTGCGCGGCCCCGGCCGGGGCGCCGCGTTCTGCACCGCGCTCCGCTCCTACTCCCGCTGCACCCGCCGCACCGCCCGCACGTGTCGCGGCGACCTGGCCTTCCACTCGGCCGTGCACGGCATCGAGGACCTCATGATCCAGAACAACTGCTCCAAGGAAGGGCCCAcggcgccgccccggccccggccccccgccCCCGAGCGCCAGGGCTTCGAGTCGCTCGACGTCTGCGACTATGAGCGCAGTTTCCTCTACAAGCacggccgcccgcccgccttCCAGCACTGCGCCGCCTTCGGGGACCCCCACATCCGCACCTTCCACCACGACTTCCACACGTGCCGGGTGGAGGGCTCCTGGCCGCTCCTGGACAATGACTACCTGTTCGTGCAGGCCACCAGCTCGCCGGTGGCCAAGGGGTCCAACGCGACGGTCACCAGCAAG CTCACCATCATATTCAAGAACATGAAGGAATGCATCGACCAGAAGGTCTACCAGGCCGAGCTGGACAACGTCCCGGCGGCCTTCCAGGACGGCTCGGTGAACGGGGGCGCGCGGCCGGGCGGGAGCAGCCTGGCCATCCGCGAGCGCGCGCCGGGGCGGCACGTGGAGATCCGCGCCGCCTACATCGGCACCACCATCGCCGTGCGCCAGGCCGGCCGCCAGCTCTCCTTCTCCATCCGCGCCGCCGAGGAGGTGGCCCGGGCCTTCACGGAGGAGCAGGACCTGCAGCTGTGCGTGGGCGGCTGCCCCCGCAGCCAGCGCCTGTCCCGCAGCCCCCGCGGGCGCGGGCGCGTGCCAGCCGACACGGCGCGGGCGCTGTGCCGGGAGATGCTGCCCGTGGAGGACGTCTACTTCCAGTCGTGCGTCTTCGACGTGGTGACCTCGGGCGACGCCAACTTCACCATGGCGGCCCGCGGCGCGCTGGAGGACGCCCGGCTCTTCCTGCCCGACGCCGAGAAGCTCCACATCTTCCAGGCCGGGGCGAGCTGCCCGCGCGTGTCCTcgtcccccctcctcctcctcctcagctctgctctttgGGTGGTTTTGTTGCACTTTTAA
- the HJV gene encoding hemojuvelin isoform X2, which translates to MGMGRPAGSRSPGQLENPGLFLRTLLLLLLCRHVSSQCKILRCNSEYVAATLPLRGPGRGAAFCTALRSYSRCTRRTARTCRGDLAFHSAVHGIEDLMIQNNCSKEGPTAPPRPRPPAPERQGFESLDVCDYERSFLYKHGRPPAFQHCAAFGDPHIRTFHHDFHTCRVEGSWPLLDNDYLFVQATSSPVAKGSNATVTSKLTIIFKNMKECIDQKVYQAELDNVPAAFQDGSVNGGARPGGSSLAIRERAPGRHVEIRAAYIGTTIAVRQAGRQLSFSIRAAEEVARAFTEEQDLQLCVGGCPRSQRLSRSPRGRGRVPADTARALCREMLPVEDVYFQSCVFDVVTSGDANFTMAARGALEDARLFLPDAEKLHIFQAGASCPRVSSSPLLLLLSSALWVVLLHF; encoded by the exons atgggaatggggagacCTGCCGGCAGTAGGAGCCCAGGACAGCTGGAAAACCCCGGCCTCTTCCTCCGcacactcctcctcctcctcctctgcaggcaTG TCTCTTCCCAGTGCAAGATCCTGCGCTGCAACTCGGAGTACGTGGCGGCGACGCTGCCCCTGCGCGGCCCCGGCCGGGGCGCCGCGTTCTGCACCGCGCTCCGCTCCTACTCCCGCTGCACCCGCCGCACCGCCCGCACGTGTCGCGGCGACCTGGCCTTCCACTCGGCCGTGCACGGCATCGAGGACCTCATGATCCAGAACAACTGCTCCAAGGAAGGGCCCAcggcgccgccccggccccggccccccgccCCCGAGCGCCAGGGCTTCGAGTCGCTCGACGTCTGCGACTATGAGCGCAGTTTCCTCTACAAGCacggccgcccgcccgccttCCAGCACTGCGCCGCCTTCGGGGACCCCCACATCCGCACCTTCCACCACGACTTCCACACGTGCCGGGTGGAGGGCTCCTGGCCGCTCCTGGACAATGACTACCTGTTCGTGCAGGCCACCAGCTCGCCGGTGGCCAAGGGGTCCAACGCGACGGTCACCAGCAAG CTCACCATCATATTCAAGAACATGAAGGAATGCATCGACCAGAAGGTCTACCAGGCCGAGCTGGACAACGTCCCGGCGGCCTTCCAGGACGGCTCGGTGAACGGGGGCGCGCGGCCGGGCGGGAGCAGCCTGGCCATCCGCGAGCGCGCGCCGGGGCGGCACGTGGAGATCCGCGCCGCCTACATCGGCACCACCATCGCCGTGCGCCAGGCCGGCCGCCAGCTCTCCTTCTCCATCCGCGCCGCCGAGGAGGTGGCCCGGGCCTTCACGGAGGAGCAGGACCTGCAGCTGTGCGTGGGCGGCTGCCCCCGCAGCCAGCGCCTGTCCCGCAGCCCCCGCGGGCGCGGGCGCGTGCCAGCCGACACGGCGCGGGCGCTGTGCCGGGAGATGCTGCCCGTGGAGGACGTCTACTTCCAGTCGTGCGTCTTCGACGTGGTGACCTCGGGCGACGCCAACTTCACCATGGCGGCCCGCGGCGCGCTGGAGGACGCCCGGCTCTTCCTGCCCGACGCCGAGAAGCTCCACATCTTCCAGGCCGGGGCGAGCTGCCCGCGCGTGTCCTcgtcccccctcctcctcctcctcagctctgctctttgGGTGGTTTTGTTGCACTTTTAA